One window of Perca flavescens isolate YP-PL-M2 chromosome 6, PFLA_1.0, whole genome shotgun sequence genomic DNA carries:
- the LOC114556800 gene encoding C-type lectin domain family 10 member A-like, which produces MIMKFLDYRDKVRVVKAARAKGKVLYKNQQVMFFPDLPTEIHKQQKRFDSVKLCLAHSCPSCPVGGQAHSCPSCPVGGQAHSCPSCPVADRFVSSSEEIKEEEDNYVNVPAWTVDKVAAPPGQRSRFYTQCFLPMAVCWLILLVIMGLLIYFTSFISVNNAKLTAEIQQLETLMQHLNLSKDNETLLAAIQHLTNLNDKLSSDNEKLRRDYDDLTAVNQQLETQRNNLEQIENMETNWNKHNVSRAQWSIDAYCPKTNNGRQCKACQEGWELTEPSCYEVHDVKYPDRKTWEAAEEDCRGKNSHLAVYTQEEHGIISKYSWDSSGTDGYWIGLRAEGGRWKWVDGSDLTVRDWTPQPPPPADVVSRSGVRVLTRPSYFEERGN; this is translated from the exons ATGATAATGAAGTTTTTAGACTACCGGGACAAGGTCCGCGTTGTGAAAGCAGCCAGGGCGAAAGGGAAAGTGCTCTACAAGAACCAGCAAGTGATGTTCTTCCCCGATCTCCCTACGGAAATCCACAAACAGCAGAAGCGCTTCGACAGTGTCAAACTGTGTTTG GCCCACTCCTGTCCCTCGTGTCCTGTTGGCGGTCAGGCCCACTCCTGTCCCTCGTGTCCTGTCGGCGGTCAGGCCCACTCCTGTCCCTCGTGTCCTGTCGCCG atcgttttgtgtctTCGTCTg AGGAaatcaaagaagaagaagataacTATGTTAATGTACCAGCCTGGACTGTGGATAAAGTGGCAGCCCCTCCAG gCCAGAGGTCTCGCTTCTATACTCAGTGTTTTCTACCGATGGCAGTGTGTTGGCTGATACTGTTAGTCATCATGGGCCTCCTTATCTACT TTACTTCTTTCATATCTGTAAACAATGCCAAGCTGACGGCAGAAATCCAGCAGCTGGAGACACTGATGCAGCATCTGAATTTATCCAAAGACAACGAGACTCTACTGGCTGCCATTCAGCACCTGACAAACCTCAACGACAAACTGAGCTCAGACAATGAGAAGTTGAGGAGGGACTACGACGATCTGACAGCAGTAAACCAGCAGCTGGAGACACAGAGGAACAACTTAGAACAAATAGAAAACATGGAGACAAACTGGAATAAACACAACGTCAGTCGAGCTCAGTGGAGCATTGATGCCTACTGCCCCAAAACAAATAACG GGAGACAGTGTAAAGCTTGTCAGGAGGGCTGGGAACTCACCGAGCCCAGCTGCTATGAGGTTCATGACGTTAAGTATCCTGATCGGAAAACCTGGGAAGCAGCTGAAGAAGACTGCAGAGGAAAGAATTCACATTTGGCTGTTTATACTCAAGAGGAACAT gGCATAATCAGTAAATACAGCTGGGATAGTTCAGGAACTGATGGATACTGGATTGGCCTGAGAGCTGAAGGTGGGAGATGGAAGTGGGTTGATGGAAGTGATCTGACTGTAAG GGACTGGACACcacaacctcctcctcctgctgatG TCGTCTCCCGAAGTGGTGTGCGCGTGCTGACCCGACCTTCCTACTTTGAGGAGA GGGGGAACTAG
- the LOC114557593 gene encoding C-type lectin domain family 17, member A-like → MCLCLESSLRSLGPKTLNEYSEGSSGTNGYWFGLRAEGGRWKWIDGSNLTVRYWTPQPLPTATDGQCVMSVQNNKWISVKCTAKQRWICKMKALSV, encoded by the exons ATGTGCCTTTGTTTGGAATCTTCCCTGCGTTCTCTCGGTCCT AAAACACTCAATGAATACAGCGAGGGTAGTTCAGGAACTAATGGATACTGGTTTGGCCTGAGAGCTGAAGGTGGGAGATGGAAGTGGATTGATGGAAGTAATCTGACTGTAAG ATACTGGACACCACAACCTCTTCCTACTGCTACTGATGGTCAGTGTGTAATGTCTGTCCAGAACAATAAATGGATATCAGTGAAGTGTACTGCGAAACAAAGATGGATCTGCAAAATGAAGGCTTTATCTGTCTAA